One segment of Strix aluco isolate bStrAlu1 chromosome 17, bStrAlu1.hap1, whole genome shotgun sequence DNA contains the following:
- the SAMD10 gene encoding sterile alpha motif domain-containing protein 10 encodes MQQGRPSLCCVSTIRSSRGPREPAAAAHFSFCRSLLEHTVSAENLSYRLQRNPGSSLTWHDGRSQRPDGGRTVKLLRQPGTEGLQGRACDHYGIYHTSPTLGSLAKPVVLWTQQDVCKWLKKHCPHNYLIYVEAFSHHAITGRALLRLNGEKLQRMGIAPEAQRQEVLQQVLQLQVQEEVRNLQLLSQDCTNTVNRAPLGWAVLRRYET; translated from the exons ATGCAGCAGGGCCGGCCATCCCTCTGCTGCGTCTCCACCATCCGCAGCTCACGGGGACCACGCGAGCCAG ccgccgccgctcACTTCAGCTTCTGCCGCAGCCTCCTGGAGCACACGGTGTCGGCCGAAAACCTCAGCTACCGCCTGCAGAGGAACCCTGGCAGCAGCCTCACCTGGCACGACGGCCGGAGCCAGCGGCCCGACGGCGGCCGCACTGTCAAGCTCCTGCGGCAACCGGGCACTGAGGGCTTGCAG gGCCGTGCCTGTGACCACTATGGCATCTACCACACCAGCCCCACGCTGGGCAGCTTGGCCAAGCCGGTGGTGCTCTGGACCCAGCAGGATGTGTGCAAATGGCTGAAGAAACACTGCCCACATAATTATCTCATCTACGTGGAGGCATTCTCCCACCACGCCATCACAG GTCGGGCGCTGCTGCGGCTGAACGGGGAGAAGCTGCAGCGCATGGGCATCGCTCCCGAGGCGCAGCGGCAGGAGGTCCTGCAGCAGGTCCTGCAGCTCCAGGTGCAAGAGGAGGTCCGAAACCTGCAGCTCCTCAGCCAAG ATTGCACCAACACTGTGAACCGAGCACCTCTGGGATGGGCTGTGCTCCGCCGATACGAGACCTGA